The genomic DNA GGGCAGGATAGACTGAAGCACAATTTGCGCCTTCGGATGAGCCTCCTTGAGGTCGCGCACAATTTCCTGCTGGTTCGCAAGGATGGTGCGATCGCCCACGTCTTTGATGACATCGTTGATGCCAATCATCACAAAGATCGTTTCGGGTGCAGTTTCATCAAATAAATCGAGCCGCTTGAGCAAGCCTGCTGAGGTTTCTCCCGAAATACCCTGGTTCAGCCAGACCCGCTCTTTGGGCAGCAGATCGCCCGGAAACCAGAGACTAATTGAATCCCCCGCCAGTACCGTCAGCCGTTTGGGGCTTTGGTCAGCGATCGCCGTTGCTTCCCGTCCAAGCTGCTCGATCCACTGCTCATAGCTCAACTGATGCCGGGGATTGGTTTGCAGATCGGCTGGGGAATTTGCTGAGGCGATCGATGCCTGCTGTTGAGGTGAAGTTCCAACCTGAGCAGATTGATTGGCACTCGCCGCCGGGGAAATAGGCAAATATCCAGACCGCAGCAGCGTCAGCAGGGCGAACCCCAGGAAACCGTTTATTGCCAGGGAAATAAACACCCAGCGCGGCAGCAGCGACCATCGGAGCCGCACCGACGAAAACTGGAGAAATTGACGTACGGCACGCAGCCGATGCTGACTTGCACGCCTCAGAGAATAGCGACGCAGGGAGCGTTTATCTTGCACGTCGAACCTTGCCGAGTACGATCGAAGACATCGCCAATCATAACCTGATCTTTCTGCTTTGTTACCCCAATCGATCGAGCTGAATCGCAGATGGCAAGTGAGCGACAAGCCCCTGCCTGAAAGCCAAAAAAGGGGCACAGAAATGCCCCTCAGAGGTTGCTATACTGCTGACGAATTCAAACTAAAAATTCAAAATCGACTCAGCAGTTGCTAAACAGCATTAGACAGAATTAGATCGTATCGACTCTGGACACACCCGTTGAAGTGCCAGGAGTGCCGATCGAGCCAGCCATGCCGCTTGCATCCTTGACAAAGCCGCTGTACGCTTCCATGCCGTGTTCGCCGATATCCAGACCCATGAGTTCCTCCTCTTCGGAAACCCGGATACCCAGAACCGCCTTCAGCACAACCCAGAAGATGGAAGACATGAGGACGGTGAAACCACCCACGGTAATCACACCCAGGAATTGAATCCAGAGTTGACCGATACCGCCACCTGCAAACAGACCCGCAGCCGGACCCGCAGCATACAGCGCACCAGGAACATCGCTCGGACCTACCGCAAACAGACCCAGTGCCAGCGTTCCCCAAACCCCGTTGAACAGGTGAACCGCGATCGCACCAACCGGGTCGTCAATCTTGAGGCGATCGACAAAGATAACCGCGAACACGACCAGAACGCCGCCGATCGCACCAACGATTGCAGATGCCGGAATCGTGATGAAGGCACAGGGAGCCGTTACCGCAACCAGACCCGCCAAAACTCCGTTGATGATCATCGAGAGATCGGGCTTACCCAGCATTAGCCAAGCCACGACCGTAGCAGCCACACCGCCAAAGGCAGCACCAGTGTTGGTGGTCAGTGCAATATGAGCAATCAGAGAGCCATCGCCCACCGCCATTGTGGAACCGGGGTTAAAGCCAAACCAGCCCAACCAGAGGATCAGGGCACCCAGAGTCGCAATGCTCATGTTGTGACCGGGAATGGCGTTCGGCGTACCGTCTGCGTTGTACTTACCAATCCGGGGACCGAGGAATGCAGCACCCATGAGAGCTGCCCAGCCGCCTACAGAGTGAACCACCGTAGAACCCGCGAAGTCGAAGAAACCAAGACTGGCGAGCCAGCCACCGCCCCAGATCCAGTGACCCGTGATCGGGTAGGCAATTCCCACCAGCAGCAAGCTGAAGATGAGGAAGTCAACAAACTTGATCCGCTCCGCCACCGCACCCGAAACGATCGTTGCAGCGGTTCCGGCAAACACAAGCTGGAAGAAGAACTTGGCAGCAAGAGGAACACCCGTCCAGCTGATTGAGCTGTAAACGCCCTGGTAAGCATCCGCAGTGGCAGGGCTATTGTCTGCACCAGAGAGGAAGAAAAGACCGCTGGTACCAAAGAAGGGGTTGCCGTCGCCAAACATCAAGCCGAAGCCGATGAACCAGAAGGCGATCGTTGAAAGGGCGAATACAATCAGGTTTTTTGCCAGGACGTTGACCGCATTCTTCTGGCGGCAGAAACCCGTCTCCAGCATACAGAAACCAGCATTCATGAAGAACACCAGCATTCCGGCAACCATGACCCACATGGTATCCAAGCCTACCCGCAGTCCGGCTTCTAGTTCAGCAAGCTGGTCAGTCGAGGGAGTTTGTGCCGAGGCAGAAACCGAAGACATCAGTACCAGCAGACCTGCCAGCGGAATGCAAGCTTGCAGCGAGATGGGCAGCCGACGAATTTTCTTGAAATATTTCTGGGCGTAGTAAACGACTTCAGACTTAGCCCAAAATCTAGCCAAGCTATCAGCGATCGATCGCTTTTGGCGAGTTTTCATTCGCCTGTGCGCTAATTTAGACATTTTACTGGACTTTCCTTCAGCAAGTGAATGCAATAGAACTATGCACTCTGCAAAGACTACAGGGCGCAGCCGATTCGGATAGGGGAGCAACCCAGCCTCACATTGAACCTCAAATGGGTAGAGGCGCAGACTGAGGCATGATTCTTATGCAATGCAGCCACAGGCAGGTTGCCTAGATTCGATGGAAGGGGGTAAAGACACCCCACAGCCATAAACCTCTGCAATTCCACAGGGGCTACAAATCTAATGTTTCAAATTGCATCAATCTTGATGAATGAATTCTGTATCTTGAAATACAATTCTCCGCAGAGCGATTTCTAATGTTTGCCAGGAGGTAGATAGAGTAAGGCTTGTAAAGCTTTAATGAAGTTTTAAGGCTGCTTGAGAGAATTTTCTATTTGTAAACAGTCTCGTCCTGCTTGCGCCAGGCAGGATCGACAATGCAAATAAAAACCAGAGGCTCCTGCCCGCGATTGGCAATGTACTGCTTGGCATTGGGCGGAATGTAGACTGCATCTCCAGGCTCTACAACCTGGGTTTCTTCGTCAATATGCATTTCACCCGTACCGCTGAGAATGTAGTAAACCTCAGAGGTTGTCAGCGAGTGGAGGAGGGAAACCTGCCCCGGCGGCACGATCGCATGAGCGAGACTGTAGCGTAGCTCGATCGGCTGTTTGTCTGGATGGAACAGCTCTCTCAGATTGGTTCCGTCTCCTGCGACGAATTCTGGACAGTTCCTCAGCTTTTGAATCAGCATTGCACCGCTTCCCAATTGACACTTGCGATTAATAATCTTGATCCTGTGTCAATCCTATTGCGACCTGTTTCAATCCGTTTTCAATTCTCAGGAATTATTAATTAATAGGCTATTAGTAGACGCGATCGGAGTTTGCCACAGAGGCATAGCCACGAGCTTCAAAGTCGCGACAATTGACTGCCTCTTCCGAGCCTGCCGCGCTAGGATGAACCGGACATTTTAGAAAGTGGGTATTTGTGAAATACTGACAGTTCGCACAGGGAATTTGGTGCATCCGCTGGGCAACCCTAACACTGTCTCTTGCAGCTGCCCAGAGGCTCCAACCGACAATGCCCACAAGCCCCCACGCCAGGACAAAGCAAAGAGGAACCAGCGCAGGCTGAATGAGCTGATTGATGTGATGCAGAGTCGTCAAAAATAGCTGAAGCATGGCTTGTCGAGGAGTGAGGGTTGTTTGGATAGTAATTTTGGGCGAAATACTAATTCGAGAACGATCGGTGGTCAATCATTGAGCCAACAACTGATTTGAATTCGATATCCTAATTTACCGTTTTAGGTCTTTCGGACTAACAGGAATTAGAATTGAGCAATTGTCTTTACCTTTTGCATTATGTAGCTTCTATTTATTTTATTCCTGCTGCTAAAGGCTGAATCACCTGCTCCTACTTGAGTGAGAAGCCGAGTCATCCTAGCGGGTATGGATGAGAGCATGGAGGATGAAAGCATGGGGGATGAAAGCGTCAGTGTAGGGTAATTTCTGATGTTGACTCAGTGCAGCTGTATTGACTCACCTGGCTTGACTGAATTGGGTTAGCTCAATTGAGCTTAGTTAGATTGATTGGCTAAACGGGGTTGTCTAAATGTTGAATTCGCCGCATCCTCACCGGACGACGAAGAACTCATCCGTTTCGGCAGAGTGTTCCAGTCAATAGTTCCGGCAAATGCTCCATAATAGAAGGCTGCAACCTTAAAAAAGATCCAAAGTCCCATCGGAATACCGGAGTTCTGTGGGATGATGAAAGGTATGCTATGGATTGTTGTTGAATTGACAGACAGGTAGCGCAATATGGCACTCCAACTTGGTGATACGGTTCCCAACTTTACGCAAGACTCCACTGAAGGAGTCATTAATTTTTACGACTGGGCAGGTGATAGCTGGGTCGTTCTGTTCTCCCACCCCAAAGACTTCACGCCCGTTTGCACAACAGAGCTGGGCACCGTCGCAAGACTCAAGCCTGAGTTCGACAAGCGCAACGCAAAAGTGATTGCCCTCAGCGTCGATGATTCAGATTCCCACCGGAGCTGGGTAGGCGACATTGAAGAAACGCAGAAAGCGACGATGAACTACCCCATTCTGGCTGACCCCGATCGTAAGGTGTCTGACCTGTATGGCATGATTCACCCCAACGCCAACAACACTCTGACGGTGCGATCGGTCTTCATCATTGATCCCCAGAAGAAGCTGCGCCTCACTTTCACCTATCCCGCCAGCACGGGACGGAACTTCGATGAAATCCTGCGGGTGATTGATTCGCTCCAGCTCACGGACAACTACAGCGTTGCGACCCCGGCGGACTGGAAAGATGGCGGTGACTGTGTGGTCGTTCCTTCGATTCCAACCGAAGAAGCAAAGCAAAAATTCCCCAAAGGTGTGACGGAAGTGAAGCCCTATCTGCGGTTAACGCCTCAGCCGAACAAGTAGATTGCCCAGGCGATCGATTTCAGAAGAACCGTTTCGGTTAAAAATCTTCGTTCATAAGTAAATTGGGAGTGTGGGATAACCATGCTCCCTTTTTTGCCATTTTTATGGCTATTTCCATGTTTTTTTGTCGTCCTCTCGACCGTGTGTTTCTGGGAGTCCAGAGACTTTTTGCAGTGGGATTATGAGGGCGGGTATTTTTTCTGGAACGCCTGGGTAATATCTTCATAAATCGGCATTCGTGTTTTGGCAGCGGTGTTTTAGCAGTCGTGTTTCGGCAGCGGTATTTTGACATTGGGGTTTTACCCGTATTTCACCAGACCGCAACAGGAAAATCTCCTGCATGAAGCGGGCATCACTTTCCCTCTTGCTCTTCTTCCGTCCCAATCTTTTAATTTGGTGCAGATTGTGCTTTCCCTGATATTTCTTCTGCGGTTTTCATTTCATCCTGTTACGCTCAGTCGGGCTATGGCGGGTCAGGCTTCGAGTCGGATCTTGGGGCAAACGGCGAGCCGGATACCCATGCAAAACAGTTCTGGTTTAGGGGAAATTGCCCTCAGTCTGATGCTGCTCTGTCTAGCGGGCGCGATCGTTCTTTTATGGAGGCGCTTAAAATCCAGCCAGAGTGAATGCTACCATCTGCAAAACCGTCTGGCAGACGCGATCGAGCAAACTCAGGTCTTGCTGCACACTATCCGCGACGGTGTGATTACCACCAATGCCCATGGACAGGTAGAACTGCTCAATCCGGTTGCCGAATATCTGACCCAATGGCAAACCCGCGAGGCACAGGGACGATCGCTCTCGGAAATTCTGCCGCTGCGGGACTGTACGACTGGAGAACCGCTGCTGGAATTTACGCCAAACCATACGTTGGAACGGCACACACTGAACTCCGCTGCCCGTGCTGCCCTGCTGCAAACCAAAGACCAGACCGAAAAACAGGTTGATAGCACCCAGATTGAGATCTATGCGCCAACGGGACAGATCACAAGCCGGGTGATTGTGCTGCGGGAAGCGGCGACTCTGCTGGCAGCCGGGCGTGTTGCAACCTGGCAAGACCGCTACGATGCCCTTACCGGACTGGTGAACCGACAGGAATTTGAACACTGCCTCCAGCAGACGATCGCCCTCATGCCGCCAGACAGTCAGGAACATAGTCTGTGCCTGCTGGATCTCGATCGCTTTCGTGAAATTAATCAAATCTGCGGCTACGGAGCAGGGAATGATTTACTGCGTCAGGTGAGCCGACTGCTGCAAGGCAAGGTGCGGCGGGCAGACACCATCGCTCGTCTGGGCGGAGATGAATTTGCGATTCTGCTATACCAATGCCCCACGGAGCAAGCAATGTATGTGGCGCAGTCCCTCTGTGAGGCAATTGAAAATCTCTGGTTTGAGTGGCAGGGACAGCAGTTTTCCGTCGGGGTCAGTATTGGGCTGGTGGGACTGACGGCAGATGCTGATCCGGTGACAGCCCTGAAAGCCGCAGATAAAGCCTGCACGATCGCGAAACGGCACAATCAGGGAGGGGTTCACCTTTACCAGATGGAGTCCCCATCGGCTGCGTCTGCCTCCCGTCTGGGTTCGGCGGAGATTTTGCAGGCATTAGAATCTAATCGGCTGCGCCTGTACAGGCAAAAGATCCTGCCGCTGCACGGGGAAGAAACGAGTCATGCAGTCCTGCTGCGCATGGTTGATTCATCGGGAAATCTTGTTGCCCCGGCAGAGTTCACAACCGCAGCGGCAAGCCATCAGTTCATCGACCTGCTCGATCGGTGGGTGATCACAACCTTGCTGGCAAGCCAGACCAGATCAGCAGCGGTGCGTTCGCGCTACAGCATCAGTCTCTCCGAGGGCAGTTTGACCGATCCGCAGTTTGCCGAATTTCTGCAAGAGCAGTTCCAGACCTGCGAGGTTGCACCACACCGCATTTGCTTTAATCTCTCTGAATCCGCCATTCGCAATCGTCTTGAGACCGCAGTTCCCTTTATCCAGCGGCTTAAGCAGATGGGGTGTCAGGTGGCGATCGCGGATTTTGACGGCAATCTCACCACACTGACTGACCTGGCGGAACTGCCGATCGATTATCTAAAAATTCGCGCCGCCCTGATCCAGTCCCTCTTGACCGATCCGGCTACCTTCGCCATTGTGGAAGGAATTCATCACACTGCCCACCGCCTGGGGATGAAAACGATCGCAGGCGCAGTTTCGACTCTTGAAATACAGCGAAAACTTGCCGCGATCGGGATTGACTACCTTCAGGGCGATGCAGTGGCAGAACCTCAGGAACTATCGGCTCAAACGCTGAAAACTGTCCTGGAGACGCAGTCTGACTCACCCAGCCTGACTGGGAAATAGTCTATCTCACAGGTGCTGCGGAGGGCAGGGTAGAAAAGCTATTCGCCGCAGTAGACGATCAGATCAATTTCAACATCCCCGAATCCGGCAAGGGCAGTCACGCCGATCGCCGTGCGTCCAGGAAATCCACCGTTAGGAAAATAGGAGGCATAGATTTGGTTAACGGTCGCTAAATGGCGAAAATCCGTGAGAAAAACCCGCGCCATGACAACCCGCTCAAAGCTGCTTCCCGCATGATCCAGCACCATTTTCAGGTTTTGCATCACGCGATGGGTCTGATCTTCGATCGAACCGCGATCGACCTGTCCAGTCTCCGGATTCTGGGACAGCTGCCCCGTCACAAACAAAAAGTCTCCGGCGCGAACTGCGTGACAGTAGGGCGAAACGGGCGGCAGGACGTTTTCTGGGAGATTAATGCGCTCAAACATAAATTTCGATCTCGAATAGAAACGACGGAAACTAAAAACCGGCTGAAGCGTAGTTTAAGGGAATAAGTTTAGGGGAATACAGATGGAAGTTAAATTTCCGCCCCTCACCCACCTCGTAAAAAACCTTTAGAATGTCCCACATTTGGTAGGATTCGATCGATCAAGTTGCCATGATTCCAGCTTAAAGTAGTGACTTCGCGCAATTTCTGAGGAGCTTCTGTGATTTTCACGATTCAAAATGCACTTGTTCCGGTTGAATCAGGATACGCGGTGGTTGATGTTCGCATTGAAGACCATTCCATTGCTGCCATTGCGCCCAACCTGGAACCCGCAGGCACCCTAATCAACGGAAACAATAAGCTGCTGTTGCCCGGATTCATCAACGCCCATACCCATTCCTCAGAACTGTGGCAGCGAGGCATTATTCCGCCGTACCCTCTGGAATTATGGCTTGCAGAACTCTATGACTTTACGCCGCTCAACCCAGAGCAGATCTATCTCAGTGCTTTGGCAACCGCTGTGGAAACCCTGCTATCCGGTGGAACCTGCATTGTCGATCATCTGGTGCTGATCCCCGGACAGGAGGAAGAAACGATCGCGGCAGCGGTACGCGGATACCGGGAGATTGGCATTCGTGCCTTTGTTGGTCCGCTCATTCAGGATGCCTCCCTGACTGCCAGCATTCCCTCCGGCGGCAAGTCCCGCGACCACCAGCCCTACATTCGCACAACCGAGGACACCCTGGCGCTCATGGAGCGCGTGATCGATCGCTTCCATTGCCCGGAGGAGGGGATTCACATCATGCTGGCTCCGACAGGAATGCAGCTCTGTTCCGATGCCCTGTTTGAAGGTTGCATTGCCTTGAGCGATCGCTATCAGCTTTGCTGCCATACCCACCTGCTCGAAACCAGAGCGCAGCAGCTTCTAGCACAGGAAAAATACGGCTATAGCGCCGTCCAGCACTTAAAGCATCTCGGATTTCTTACGCCTCGGACTTCGCTGGCTCACTGCGTCTGGCTGGATGATGCGGACGTTGCCATCCTGGCGGAAACGCGATCGACAGTGGTACACAATCCCCTCAGCAATCTGCGGTTGGGGAGCGGCATTGCTCCAATTTTGAAATATCGGCAGGCGGGCGTTAATGTCACCTTTGGCTGCGATGGAGCCAGCAGCAACGACGGGCAGGATTTGCTGGAGGTCATCAAGGTTGGCACCCTCCTGCATAACGTCACCGATATCGACTACCGCCACTGGATTACTCCGCGTCAGGCGATCGAGATGGCATCGCTGGGCGGCGCTACGGGTTTAAATCTGGCGGATCAGATCGGCTCTCTCACCGTCGGCAAAAGGGCGGATTTGGTACTGTATGACTTAACCAATCTTTCGCTGCTGCCCCGCACTGATCCGGTCGGCTTGCTAGTTACGGGTAGACCGACGGGTGTAGTGGCTCAGGTTTGGGTCAACGGTCAAACCCTGGTATCTGAAGGAACTGTACAGACGATTGACGTAAATCAACTGCGGCAGGAACTCTTCGATCGCAGTACATGGCAATCCAACCGTCAATCCAAAATGGTGCCGCAGGTCGAAGCCCATTATCGAGCAGTGATGCAGCTTCCCAACGACTAATTCAAAACAGAGTCTATAGCAGTCTAAAACATCCCCAAAGCGTTTAAGGATTCTGCTGTTCGCGGATGGTCTCAGCGGGTTGGGGCACTTTCTCCGAGGCGATCGAGGCAGGCAGATTCAGAGACGAGTCCGAGCGGTGGGACGGAGAAGCGTGGGAATTGCCGTTTTGGGAGGGGAGCAGAGGGGAGGAGCGGGTGTGATGACGTGGGGATTGATCGATCGACTCCGTTAAGCCGTCCTGAGGGAAATGATGCTGGGGCGAATGATGCCGAGGGGCGGGTGTCTCCGGATTGAGACCATTTAGATCGAAGGCAGGCTGCGTCGAGAGATTTTGCCGGACATGAAGGGAAACCTGCTCGGAATGGCGCTCCACGGAAACCGTCATCGACTCTGTCTCCAATTCCCCGTCTAACTCTTCGCGGTCAGCCTCCTGGGTTTCCTCAAATTCTTCAACCTGGGAGGCGGGCAAACGCGGGGGAATAGCGGCATCACGCCGATTGGACGGACGCACGAAAGTATCCAGAGCTGCTTTGAACCCGGCAACAACGCTGCGCGTGGTGACTTTCGCCTGTTTTGCCTGCTGCCGCACCCCAGTCATGCCCTCATCCACCTGTTGGGTCACTCGACCAACATTCTGCACTCCCTCAGTCATATCGTCGGTGAGTTCGGTAATTTCCATACTGGTAAGACGAATCGCTTCCAGCGTGGGCGGTAGCTCCCGATTCAGCGTGTCAAACAGTTTTTCTGCGCTGCGGGCAGCCCTTGATAGTTCTTGAAAGGCAGGCAAAGCTGCCATTAGCACCGCTGTAATGCTAACTGCGACCAGCAAAATCGAGAGTCCTAGCCAAAACAAAGGGTCTAACACGCTGATTCCCTATCTCACCAACACATTGATCAACACATCTACTGAGAATTTATCGTTCACCGTCCAGCGGCACCTGTGCTTTTATGCTGATTCCCGCCCAGAAGGACGTGCCTCCACAACCGATCGCGTTTCCTGCTGCTCTAATACCTGACGCTCCCGCTGGCTGGCTTCCAGTCCCGCAGCAATAGCATCCTGCAAGCGATTCAGCGTTTTATCCCAGTTGCGTAGCGCCGTTTCGGAAAGGCGATCGGCTTGAAGCTGCACGCTAGTTGATAAATCCTCTGCTAGTTCGGGCAGGGCATCCGCTGATTTTTTGAGAAATTGCCGGGTTTCCCGACCCGATCGCGGAGCCGCAAGCAGCCCACTTACCACACCGACGACTGCCCCAACCAGTAGTCCGCCAATAAATACTCCAGATCCTCCAGAACGGTTCTCTGTCATGGTTATTTCACCTTTCTGCTGAATCCAATATCCGGTTCAGAATATCACTATCTCAAGATTAGACAATTTCCGTTCGTTCGCGCGCTCTAATTCAGGCTCCCCGAACCCCAGAGCGAATCATGCGGGCAACGAGGGTCAGGCTTCGGGTTTGGCGAGCGGGGATCACAGAGCGGTACTGCCGCCAAACGACCTGCCCCAATCCCAGCAGGGCAATCAATTTTTGAGCTTTTTCAAGCTGAATTGCCGCCTTGCGATACTGATGACGTGCCTGAGCTACACCGCCCTGCCCCTTAAGGACAAACCTCGGCGCATCGTGCAGAGCACTGTGGGTGCTTCTTTCGGCTGCTATCAGCGCATCCGCCGCCTTTGCCAGTGCCCTCCGCAGTTGCAGAAGTCGCCAAGCTACGTAGAAGCCGAGCGAAGCGATCAGAATATTCAATGCCACAACTGTTATTACCATGTTTGCTGGTTCGATCGCACGACAGTCATTCTCAAATCATTATGCTCGATTATCCGGGCGCGATTATGCAAATTGCTCGATCATTCTGAATTGCCCGATTACTCTAAATTCTGTCTAATGGCATAATCTCCATTCTGTTGTCTCAAAAGCCAGCGATCGAGGAATCAATCAATAGAGGGACTTTAAAGAGGCTTTAGAGGAACTTTTGGGTTAGAAGGCATTGTTTCACCTGAATCTTCTGTCTCCTTAATCCGTTGTGCGCTGTCACCAGCCAATTTGCGGAAACGACATGACAAATTTTTCATGACAGGGGGGAAAGCTAGGGCAGAAGCAATTGGGGGGATTCAATATGCAGAGTCGAGATCGCGACAGTCAAATCCGTGGAGCCAGGCTTCTGGGTTCCTCCACGAGAGGCTCTTTAAACCAGAGAAACGATCGCGATGATCTCTTCCGCTTCAACCTTAGTGGGCGGAGCAGCGTTAATCTTGAGCTTTCGGGTATTACACGCCGAACCAACGCAGATGTCGAGCTATATCGTCTGAATCGACCGCTTCAGGATGTGGTTCGCAGCATTGGCAGAGTCAGCTTTAGAATGCTGAGGGGAACACAGCGATCGCAAAACCTTTCCCTGGTAGCGTCCTCCAGACGGGGCGGAAACAGAAGCGAGCAAGTCAGCACAACCCTGGAAGCCGGGGACTATATCGTGCGAGTTTTGCAGCGTCAGGGCAACAGCCGCTATCAGCTGAGTTTCCGCAGTACGGTGATTTTGCCGCCCCCGCCTCCAGAAAATCCTGTCCCCGTCCCCACACCCACACCCGGTCCATCGCCTACCCCCACACCCGGTCCAGCACCCACACCCACACCGGCACCCGCAATTCCACTCGCCATTCCAACAGCAAACGCCATTACCGGCAATGTGGGCGGCGCCAGACCCCTGGTGGATTACTCCTTCAGCGTAGCGGACAGCCGGGATCTGGAATTTAACCTATCTGGATTAACTGGCGATGCCGATGTGGCGATTCTGGCAGCCGATCGCGCTACCGTCCTGCGGACATCCAGCAATTTAGGTGCCAATCCGGAGCGGTTTATTCAGACCCTCCCCTCTGGCGGCTATTTCCTACGCGTTTTCCGCAAGGATGCCACCGTTAACACTAACTTCCAGCTTCGGGTAACTCCTCTAACGGACGCGGTAAATGGCGATACCGAGGTTTCTGCGGTACCCATTACCTTCAACCCCACGACCCAGACCTTCACGCAGTCCAACTACGTTGGAGAGAATACGCAATCGCCGTTTGACTACTATCAGTTCACGACGCCCGTGGGTCAGGCGCAGTTCTTGACCGCACAGATGACAGGCTTGTTTGACAACCTGGATATTGAGCTTTACTCCCCCTCCGATCCAACCACCGTTTTGCAGTCTAACAAGGCGGGGGCAAGCGAGGAAACCTTTGGCGGTACCCTGGCAGGCGGGACAACCTATATCCTCAAGGTCGCATCGGGAGCAGTTGCACCAGGAGCAACCCCAGCTGGATCAACCTATAACCTCAGCCTACGCCTTAGCCCCACCCAGTCTCGTCCTAGCGTCAGCCGCGACATTAGCTTTGGACCCAACGGTTCCGGCATTGAAAGATTAACGGCTGCGGGTTCCCGTGCCTACTTTATTGCCAACGACGGTAGCGGCAAAGCCCTCTGGGTCAGCGACGGGACGCTGAACGGCACCCGATCGATCCGCCGATTCGATGAGATTGGTGCATTTGCAACGGTGGACGGCATTCTCTATTTCTCAGCCAACGATGGCGTGAGCGGAACTGAACTCTGGCGATCGGATGGTACAGCCGCAGGTACCCGTATTGTGCAGGATTACCGTCCCGGTACCGGAAACCTCAATCCACAGGAGTTTACTGTTGTAGGCAATCGTCTGTACTTCCTTGGACAGTCGGCAGGGGTGGGTAGCGTCAACTTGTTCTACCTTTCCAGCAACGCTCAAAGTCCGATTCAGGAGGTGATTACCGCTACCAGCAATCCGAATGTGGAGGCGCTGAATGTGGGCAAACTCACGGCGATCGGCGATACGCTTTACTTCACTAGCAGTGAAAGGATCGGTGCAACCAGCAACAGCGGTCTTGAGCTAATGCGGATTCAGGACGCAGATAACTCGACGACAATCCAAAGAATCGATGTCTTTGAGAACCTTGGACCTTCAACCCCAGAGGCATCATCGCCCACGTTCCTCACGGCAGTGGGTAACTCGCTCTTCTTCCAGGCGCGTCGTCTCGTTGAAGGTGCAGCGAGAACAGAACTTGTCCGCTTCACACCAGGCGATGGCGTAACGACAGTAGATACCCTGACTACTTTTGACGTGCCGCCCAACGATCTTGCCTCAACTCCTGCCAATCTGATTAACATCGACGGAACGCTCTACTTTACCGCCAGCGGTGAGAATGCCTCTGGAGCGGACATTGGGAATGAGCTGTGGGCGCTCCCCAACGCAGAAACGGCGCTTGAAACCCAGGCTCCTGTCCTGGTA from Leptolyngbya ohadii IS1 includes the following:
- a CDS encoding ELWxxDGT repeat protein, whose translation is MQSRDRDSQIRGARLLGSSTRGSLNQRNDRDDLFRFNLSGRSSVNLELSGITRRTNADVELYRLNRPLQDVVRSIGRVSFRMLRGTQRSQNLSLVASSRRGGNRSEQVSTTLEAGDYIVRVLQRQGNSRYQLSFRSTVILPPPPPENPVPVPTPTPGPSPTPTPGPAPTPTPAPAIPLAIPTANAITGNVGGARPLVDYSFSVADSRDLEFNLSGLTGDADVAILAADRATVLRTSSNLGANPERFIQTLPSGGYFLRVFRKDATVNTNFQLRVTPLTDAVNGDTEVSAVPITFNPTTQTFTQSNYVGENTQSPFDYYQFTTPVGQAQFLTAQMTGLFDNLDIELYSPSDPTTVLQSNKAGASEETFGGTLAGGTTYILKVASGAVAPGATPAGSTYNLSLRLSPTQSRPSVSRDISFGPNGSGIERLTAAGSRAYFIANDGSGKALWVSDGTLNGTRSIRRFDEIGAFATVDGILYFSANDGVSGTELWRSDGTAAGTRIVQDYRPGTGNLNPQEFTVVGNRLYFLGQSAGVGSVNLFYLSSNAQSPIQEVITATSNPNVEALNVGKLTAIGDTLYFTSSERIGATSNSGLELMRIQDADNSTTIQRIDVFENLGPSTPEASSPTFLTAVGNSLFFQARRLVEGAARTELVRFTPGDGVTTVDTLTTFDVPPNDLASTPANLINIDGTLYFTASGENASGADIGNELWALPNAETALETQAPVLVGDINPGSSSNASDLVNLNGALYFLADDGNGKALWRAQQDSGTFTTAKVSSIVASRLDGVEIADAAEKTDLMVVGQGAGAYLYFVGTRAGDTELWFTNGTETGTGVFNINSTASSNPDQLTNINGRLFFVATTPERGAELWTFQGIPNPS
- a CDS encoding DUF948 domain-containing protein, which codes for MLDPLFWLGLSILLVAVSITAVLMAALPAFQELSRAARSAEKLFDTLNRELPPTLEAIRLTSMEITELTDDMTEGVQNVGRVTQQVDEGMTGVRQQAKQAKVTTRSVVAGFKAALDTFVRPSNRRDAAIPPRLPASQVEEFEETQEADREELDGELETESMTVSVERHSEQVSLHVRQNLSTQPAFDLNGLNPETPAPRHHSPQHHFPQDGLTESIDQSPRHHTRSSPLLPSQNGNSHASPSHRSDSSLNLPASIASEKVPQPAETIREQQNP
- a CDS encoding amidohydrolase translates to MIFTIQNALVPVESGYAVVDVRIEDHSIAAIAPNLEPAGTLINGNNKLLLPGFINAHTHSSELWQRGIIPPYPLELWLAELYDFTPLNPEQIYLSALATAVETLLSGGTCIVDHLVLIPGQEEETIAAAVRGYREIGIRAFVGPLIQDASLTASIPSGGKSRDHQPYIRTTEDTLALMERVIDRFHCPEEGIHIMLAPTGMQLCSDALFEGCIALSDRYQLCCHTHLLETRAQQLLAQEKYGYSAVQHLKHLGFLTPRTSLAHCVWLDDADVAILAETRSTVVHNPLSNLRLGSGIAPILKYRQAGVNVTFGCDGASSNDGQDLLEVIKVGTLLHNVTDIDYRHWITPRQAIEMASLGGATGLNLADQIGSLTVGKRADLVLYDLTNLSLLPRTDPVGLLVTGRPTGVVAQVWVNGQTLVSEGTVQTIDVNQLRQELFDRSTWQSNRQSKMVPQVEAHYRAVMQLPND
- a CDS encoding YtxH domain-containing protein, with protein sequence MTENRSGGSGVFIGGLLVGAVVGVVSGLLAAPRSGRETRQFLKKSADALPELAEDLSTSVQLQADRLSETALRNWDKTLNRLQDAIAAGLEASQRERQVLEQQETRSVVEARPSGRESA